From the genome of Sphingobacterium kitahiroshimense, one region includes:
- the frr gene encoding ribosome recycling factor, which produces MNELISLELDDCKENMSKAVSFTESELTKIRAGKASPSMLDGISVDYYGSPTPLAQVSNINTTDARTIVIQPWEKQLINAIEKAITDANLGVNPQNDGIVIRLVIPALTEERRRDLVRKAKEETEKGRVVVRNIRKETNESLKKLKNDGASEDEIKVGEAEVQKLTDLYIAKVDKLAELKEKDIMTV; this is translated from the coding sequence ACTTGAATTGGACGATTGTAAGGAGAATATGTCCAAAGCTGTTTCTTTTACAGAATCAGAATTAACAAAAATTCGTGCCGGAAAAGCTTCACCATCTATGTTAGATGGCATTTCGGTTGATTATTATGGATCTCCAACTCCGTTGGCTCAAGTTAGTAATATTAATACAACTGACGCACGTACTATTGTTATCCAACCATGGGAAAAACAATTGATCAATGCTATTGAAAAAGCTATCACAGATGCTAACTTAGGTGTTAACCCACAAAATGATGGTATTGTGATCCGTTTGGTAATTCCTGCTTTAACAGAAGAAAGAAGACGTGATTTAGTAAGAAAGGCAAAAGAAGAAACTGAAAAAGGTCGTGTTGTTGTTCGTAATATCCGCAAAGAAACAAATGAGTCTTTGAAAAAATTGAAAAATGACGGTGCTTCTGAAGACGAAATAAAAGTTGGTGAAGCTGAAGTTCAGAAATTGACTGATTTATACATTGCAAAAGTTGATAAATTAGCAGAATTAAAAGAAAAAGATATCATGACGGTATAA